Proteins from a genomic interval of Amycolatopsis sp. cg13:
- a CDS encoding IS3 family transposase, protein MVENFFSQLKGELFHHNSFDTIGEFAAALHDYIHWYNTTRISTTLGGLSPTEYRAQTLTA, encoded by the coding sequence ATTGTCGAGAACTTCTTCAGCCAACTCAAAGGAGAACTGTTCCACCACAACAGCTTCGACACCATCGGGGAATTCGCCGCCGCACTGCACGACTACATCCACTGGTACAACACCACCCGCATCTCCACCACCCTCGGAGGCCTCAGCCCAACCGAATACCGAGCCCAAACCCTCACCGCCTGA
- a CDS encoding helix-turn-helix domain-containing protein, whose protein sequence is MSGTQAASPRLAECPHRTPSSPKYPSSARCEFRQVREGNPEGLRVWTVPRELDWESSSGLRRACSLYSCSSLSEGQREAAVVLFEAGRGRKAVAARLGVSETAVQRLRDR, encoded by the coding sequence ATGTCCGGAACACAAGCCGCGTCGCCTCGGCTTGCTGAGTGTCCACACAGGACGCCGTCGTCGCCGAAATATCCGAGTAGCGCCCGATGTGAGTTTCGACAGGTCCGTGAGGGGAACCCTGAGGGGCTCAGAGTCTGGACCGTTCCCCGGGAGTTGGACTGGGAATCGAGTTCCGGCTTGCGGCGAGCGTGTTCGTTGTATTCGTGCAGTTCGTTGTCTGAGGGGCAGCGGGAGGCTGCTGTGGTGTTGTTCGAGGCCGGGCGCGGCCGCAAGGCGGTCGCGGCCCGGTTGGGCGTGTCGGAGACGGCGGTGCAACGCTTGCGTGATCGTTGA
- a CDS encoding HPF/RaiA family ribosome-associated protein: MSVAQAAFQDPRGRIPKGPHMQVEISTDNNVPGSAELNRWAEEELRAALSRFSDHLIRLEAHLSDEVASGAAGVDRRCVLEARPEGKPAVVVTHFAGSVDEALRGATRKLAGILDRQHDQAAHRKGGDTVRYGRSANQG; encoded by the coding sequence GTGAGCGTGGCACAGGCCGCGTTCCAGGACCCGCGCGGCCGCATTCCGAAGGGACCGCACATGCAGGTCGAGATCAGCACCGACAACAACGTTCCCGGCAGCGCGGAGCTGAACCGCTGGGCCGAGGAGGAACTCCGTGCCGCGCTCTCGCGGTTCAGCGACCACCTGATCCGGCTGGAGGCGCACCTCAGCGACGAAGTCGCGTCCGGTGCCGCCGGGGTGGACCGCCGGTGCGTGCTCGAGGCCCGTCCCGAGGGCAAGCCCGCCGTCGTGGTCACCCACTTCGCGGGTTCGGTGGACGAGGCGCTTCGCGGGGCGACGCGCAAGCTGGCAGGCATTCTCGACCGGCAGCACGACCAGGCCGCACACCGCAAGGGCGGCGACACTGTCCGATATGGACGGTCGGCGAACCAGGGCTGA
- a CDS encoding DUF1707 domain-containing protein — MSDGELEPRGGDVARGNQRASDADRDRAVELLRQAVGDGLLGLDEFSDRVGVVLAAGTRGQMESVLADLPGLSLFPPEPPFSEPPALVLRTTNGSVKQEGEWVVPRRILAQCGSGRVRIDFTRAVCRHTEIQLKMVCTGSGQVQVTVPRGWSIRVEELSATSGRVIDKAADPYVPGSPLIRVSGELASGRLKIRHPRET, encoded by the coding sequence GTGTCAGACGGCGAACTCGAACCGCGCGGTGGTGACGTAGCGCGCGGGAATCAGCGTGCGTCCGATGCCGACCGCGACCGTGCGGTGGAACTGCTCCGGCAGGCCGTCGGTGACGGCCTGCTCGGTCTCGACGAGTTCAGCGACCGGGTCGGCGTCGTGCTCGCGGCGGGGACCCGGGGACAGATGGAATCGGTGCTGGCCGATTTACCCGGGCTGTCGCTGTTTCCGCCCGAACCGCCGTTCTCCGAACCACCCGCGCTCGTGCTCCGCACCACCAACGGTTCGGTCAAGCAGGAGGGCGAGTGGGTCGTTCCGCGGCGGATCCTGGCGCAGTGCGGCTCTGGCCGCGTCCGGATCGACTTCACCCGGGCTGTGTGCCGGCACACGGAAATCCAGCTGAAAATGGTCTGCACCGGCTCGGGGCAGGTGCAGGTGACCGTGCCGCGCGGATGGTCGATCCGCGTCGAGGAGCTGAGCGCGACCAGCGGCAGGGTCATCGACAAGGCGGCGGACCCGTATGTGCCGGGTTCCCCGTTGATCCGGGTGTCCGGCGAGCTGGCCAGTGGACGGCTCAAGATAAGGCATCCGCGCGAGACCTGA
- a CDS encoding pentapeptide repeat-containing protein — protein MAHADLRDAILGSAKLRGAALDNARLSNTSLSGAAANGTTFTDTDFRGTDLSRTCFVNADLRRARLRGATLHDTDLTGANLAEADLPGTDLSTTVGLTADALKAAVTDMSTVLPPELRGRL, from the coding sequence CTGGCCCACGCCGACCTGCGAGACGCGATCCTCGGCTCAGCCAAGCTACGCGGCGCTGCCCTGGACAACGCCCGGCTTTCGAACACCTCGCTCAGTGGCGCCGCAGCCAACGGCACCACCTTCACGGATACCGATTTCCGAGGCACGGACCTTTCCCGGACTTGCTTCGTCAACGCTGATCTGCGCCGCGCTCGGCTGCGCGGAGCCACCTTGCACGACACGGACCTGACCGGCGCGAACCTTGCCGAAGCGGACCTGCCTGGAACAGATCTCAGCACCACGGTCGGCCTCACTGCGGATGCACTCAAGGCGGCAGTAACCGATATGTCGACTGTCCTTCCCCCCGAACTGCGCGGGCGGCTCTGA
- a CDS encoding DUF5994 family protein: protein MEYASNESSTGVVLGPPALGRRLRFKEQHAAKGCFDGAWWPRSREPVTEFSALAAALVDRFGRVDRIGFNPGAWDLAPARLAHGPALVRLAAFYGLQQHTVVVIGPRIHHLTLLVIPPEASPAAAERALCSAIDPDSTDAAHVILAASGALEAA, encoded by the coding sequence ATGGAGTACGCCTCGAACGAGTCCAGCACGGGCGTCGTGCTCGGACCGCCCGCTCTCGGGCGGCGATTGCGCTTCAAAGAACAGCACGCGGCGAAAGGCTGCTTCGACGGCGCTTGGTGGCCCCGTTCGCGGGAACCGGTCACGGAATTCAGCGCACTCGCCGCCGCGCTCGTCGACCGCTTCGGCCGGGTGGACCGGATCGGTTTCAACCCCGGCGCCTGGGACCTCGCACCCGCCCGGCTCGCCCACGGACCGGCTCTCGTGCGGCTGGCCGCGTTCTACGGCCTCCAGCAGCACACAGTCGTGGTCATCGGCCCGCGCATCCACCACCTGACGCTGCTGGTGATCCCGCCGGAAGCAAGCCCGGCGGCGGCGGAACGCGCCCTGTGCTCGGCCATCGACCCGGACAGCACCGACGCGGCGCACGTGATCCTCGCCGCCAGCGGAGCACTGGAGGCTGCCTGA
- a CDS encoding DUF5994 family protein: protein MAPNLRTVASTVSARKAATPAWRAPRLRLKPDGPATGYVDGAWWPYTRELAVELPALLAMLAARLDRIERVSYHLAAWTPAQRRLTVDGSAIRLEGFRAHHPDTVTVTGARGPRRLALLVVPPETGQADAHRILAAAAHRDNLDTVESLLAAPSETDHEAAAAGAMDDATQRWDVDGGRIPASA, encoded by the coding sequence ATGGCACCGAACCTCCGCACCGTCGCCAGCACTGTCTCGGCCAGGAAAGCCGCCACACCGGCCTGGCGCGCACCACGCCTGCGGCTGAAACCGGACGGCCCAGCAACGGGATACGTCGACGGCGCATGGTGGCCCTACACCCGCGAACTAGCCGTGGAACTGCCGGCGTTGCTCGCGATGCTCGCCGCGCGGCTGGACCGGATCGAACGGGTCTCCTACCACCTCGCCGCCTGGACTCCGGCTCAGCGCCGGCTCACCGTCGACGGCTCCGCGATCCGGCTCGAAGGATTCCGCGCGCACCACCCCGACACGGTGACCGTCACCGGAGCGCGGGGACCGCGCCGGCTGGCTCTGCTGGTCGTACCGCCGGAGACCGGGCAAGCCGACGCGCATCGCATTCTGGCGGCCGCGGCGCACCGGGACAACCTCGATACCGTCGAGTCCCTGCTCGCCGCCCCCAGCGAGACCGACCACGAGGCGGCGGCCGCCGGCGCGATGGACGACGCGACCCAGCGCTGGGACGTCGACGGCGGCCGCATCCCCGCGTCAGCCTAG
- a CDS encoding flavin-containing monooxygenase: MIEYYETVVVGGGFGGICAAHDLLAEGREDFVILERAAELGGVCRDNRYPNAACDVPAHFYSLSFAPNPTWTRSYAPWDEILAYIGKVAEDLGIRDRVRFDTRLVSASWEEPAGVWNLRTAEGASLSCRFLIVASGSLSTPRIPDLPGRETFRGDVIHTAQWDDRISLAGRRVAVVGASASAAQVLPYAVDVAESVLAVIRTPPYVMPKDEQFYDLEAQARFRAEPARMDAIRSAAEHRFNVEAETHAVMDEANLAKLEGQWRDYLESEIRDAGLRELLTPSYRFGCRRPVMSSTFYPALADRKTTVWSAEIEAMTATGVMTSDGRAWDADVVVLATGFTATAMFAGIEFRGESACSLKADAWRETPHAYKGTVVAGFPNLFLVTGPHTQASGSIIAVIEAQMKMIMQYIRLVEENGAVSVQPSQRAQRDFNTWVDGAMADSVWEAGACHSWYRQGMTGKVVTKWPGSLASFQKMTSTLDLDDLVLKSGAAGSQSRPTTGKPASSRAESASAVRCAK, encoded by the coding sequence ATGATCGAGTACTACGAGACTGTCGTGGTCGGTGGGGGTTTCGGCGGCATCTGCGCTGCGCACGATCTGCTGGCTGAGGGCCGGGAAGACTTCGTCATTCTCGAGCGTGCCGCGGAACTGGGCGGAGTGTGCCGGGACAACCGCTACCCCAATGCGGCCTGCGACGTCCCGGCACATTTTTACAGCCTCTCGTTCGCGCCGAACCCGACGTGGACGCGCAGCTACGCGCCGTGGGACGAGATTCTCGCCTATATCGGCAAAGTGGCCGAAGATCTGGGGATCCGGGACCGCGTCCGGTTCGACACCAGGCTGGTGTCGGCGAGCTGGGAAGAACCCGCGGGGGTGTGGAACCTGCGTACCGCCGAGGGAGCATCGCTGTCGTGCCGGTTCCTGATCGTGGCGAGCGGTTCGCTCAGCACCCCTCGCATTCCCGACCTTCCGGGGCGCGAGACGTTTCGCGGCGACGTGATCCACACGGCGCAATGGGACGACCGAATCTCCCTGGCAGGTCGACGCGTGGCGGTCGTCGGTGCGAGCGCCAGTGCCGCGCAGGTTCTCCCCTACGCCGTCGATGTGGCCGAGAGCGTGCTGGCGGTGATCCGCACCCCGCCCTACGTCATGCCGAAGGACGAACAGTTCTACGACCTCGAGGCACAGGCCCGGTTCCGGGCCGAACCGGCGCGGATGGACGCCATCCGTTCGGCGGCCGAGCACCGGTTCAACGTCGAGGCGGAGACACATGCGGTCATGGACGAGGCCAACCTCGCCAAGCTCGAAGGGCAGTGGCGGGACTACCTGGAGTCGGAGATCCGCGACGCGGGCCTGCGCGAACTCCTGACCCCGTCGTACCGGTTCGGCTGCCGCCGGCCGGTCATGTCCAGCACGTTCTATCCCGCCCTCGCCGACCGCAAAACCACTGTCTGGTCGGCAGAAATCGAAGCGATGACCGCGACCGGCGTCATGACCAGCGACGGGCGCGCCTGGGACGCCGACGTGGTCGTTCTCGCGACCGGCTTCACCGCGACCGCCATGTTCGCCGGGATCGAGTTCCGCGGTGAATCCGCGTGCTCGTTGAAGGCGGATGCGTGGCGCGAAACGCCACATGCCTACAAAGGGACTGTCGTCGCGGGGTTTCCCAACCTCTTCCTCGTGACCGGGCCGCACACCCAGGCGAGCGGGTCGATCATCGCGGTCATCGAGGCGCAGATGAAGATGATCATGCAATACATCCGGCTGGTCGAGGAGAACGGCGCTGTCTCCGTTCAACCGTCGCAGCGAGCTCAGCGAGACTTCAACACCTGGGTCGACGGCGCAATGGCGGACTCTGTCTGGGAGGCCGGTGCGTGCCACAGCTGGTACCGCCAGGGCATGACGGGCAAAGTGGTGACCAAATGGCCCGGAAGCCTCGCGAGCTTCCAGAAAATGACCAGCACGCTCGACCTCGACGACCTCGTGCTGAAGTCAGGCGCGGCAGGGTCTCAATCTCGGCCGACGACCGGGAAGCCGGCCAGTTCCCGCGCAGAATCGGCGTCGGCCGTGCGGTGCGCGAAGTAG
- a CDS encoding N(5)-(carboxyethyl)ornithine synthase: MHQLTLGVVAHSRKPDERRLPIHPRHLERIDADLRERIYLEHGYGEDFDVPDEQLKGTVAGLRTREELIAECDVVLLAKPVRSDVAELRPHQVLWGWPHCVQDRELTQLAVDRRLTLIAFEAMNHWTRDGSFGLHVFHKNNELAGYCSVLHALQLTGSTGDYGRRLRAVVIGFGATARGAVTALNAHGVHDVRVLTGRGITAVGSPIHSATMVHFQHDANSPGDLRRSHALTDRGRVPLAGFLAEHDIVVNCVLQDPAEPLTFLVKADLDAFEPGSLIVDVSCDEGMGFSWARPTTFADPTFTVGEGITYYAVDHSPSYLWSSATWEISEALLPLLRPVLDGPSAWDTDDTIGRAVEIRDGVIANPAILTFQRRSAAYPHRVT; encoded by the coding sequence GTGCACCAGCTCACTCTCGGCGTCGTCGCGCATTCGCGGAAACCGGACGAACGCCGATTGCCGATCCACCCCCGGCATCTCGAGCGGATCGACGCCGATCTGCGCGAGCGCATCTACCTCGAACACGGCTACGGCGAGGACTTCGACGTGCCCGACGAACAGCTGAAAGGCACCGTCGCCGGGCTGCGCACGCGGGAGGAACTCATCGCCGAATGCGACGTCGTCCTGCTCGCCAAACCGGTGCGGAGCGACGTCGCCGAACTGCGGCCGCACCAGGTGCTGTGGGGCTGGCCGCACTGCGTCCAAGACCGGGAACTCACCCAGCTGGCCGTCGACCGCAGGCTGACGCTGATCGCGTTCGAGGCGATGAACCACTGGACCCGCGACGGGTCCTTCGGGCTGCACGTGTTCCACAAGAACAACGAGCTGGCCGGCTACTGCTCGGTCCTGCACGCCCTGCAGCTGACCGGGTCGACCGGCGACTACGGACGCCGCCTCCGGGCGGTGGTCATCGGTTTCGGCGCGACCGCGCGAGGCGCGGTCACCGCGCTCAACGCACACGGCGTGCACGACGTGCGCGTCCTCACCGGCCGCGGCATCACCGCGGTCGGCTCGCCCATCCACTCCGCGACGATGGTGCACTTCCAGCACGACGCGAACAGCCCCGGCGACCTCCGCCGCAGCCACGCACTCACCGACCGCGGACGAGTCCCCCTCGCCGGATTCCTCGCCGAGCACGACATCGTCGTCAACTGCGTGCTGCAGGATCCCGCCGAGCCGCTGACGTTTCTCGTCAAAGCCGACCTGGACGCGTTCGAACCAGGCAGCCTCATCGTCGACGTCTCGTGCGACGAGGGCATGGGCTTCAGCTGGGCCCGGCCCACCACCTTCGCCGACCCGACCTTCACCGTCGGCGAAGGCATCACCTACTACGCCGTCGACCACAGCCCGTCCTACCTGTGGAGTTCGGCGACCTGGGAGATCAGCGAGGCCCTGCTCCCCCTGCTGCGACCGGTGCTCGACGGACCCTCCGCATGGGACACCGACGACACCATCGGACGCGCCGTCGAAATCCGCGACGGCGTCATCGCGAACCCGGCGATCCTCACCTTCCAACGGCGCTCCGCGGCTTATCCCCACCGCGTGACGTAG
- a CDS encoding DUF2637 domain-containing protein, which translates to MGEAHGRVAPNLALWIQCGCTGLVAVGAAYASYRHGREFALRFGADSSTASIWPLLVDGLLTIATVELWKRGRSGREHGRWVAWSAFVFGIGLSLLANVGSAPVESPLQVVVAACPPVALLFAVELLNRALKQQIAETCPEAVAEGETEVVRAGLNVVSDSLGEASARTAEQRMWRYYAEQAAAGRSPSGAELDRVAGTHNYGRRVLRRWRRSGRLLEADAASEQEELVVEALSAVGR; encoded by the coding sequence ATGGGGGAGGCACATGGACGGGTTGCTCCGAACCTTGCCCTGTGGATCCAGTGCGGCTGCACCGGTCTGGTTGCGGTTGGCGCGGCGTATGCCTCGTATCGCCACGGGCGTGAGTTTGCGCTCCGGTTCGGGGCAGACTCGTCGACGGCGTCGATCTGGCCACTTCTGGTTGACGGGTTGCTGACGATCGCGACCGTCGAGTTGTGGAAGCGAGGCCGGTCTGGCCGGGAGCACGGCCGTTGGGTGGCGTGGTCGGCGTTCGTGTTCGGGATCGGGTTGTCTCTGCTGGCGAATGTCGGGTCGGCTCCGGTGGAGAGTCCGTTGCAGGTGGTGGTGGCGGCGTGTCCGCCGGTGGCGTTGCTGTTCGCGGTTGAGCTGCTGAATCGGGCGTTGAAGCAGCAGATCGCCGAGACTTGCCCCGAGGCTGTGGCTGAAGGCGAGACTGAGGTCGTGCGAGCCGGCCTGAACGTGGTCTCGGACAGTCTCGGCGAGGCTAGTGCGCGGACCGCGGAGCAGCGGATGTGGAGGTATTACGCGGAGCAGGCAGCCGCGGGACGCTCGCCGAGCGGGGCAGAGCTGGACCGGGTGGCGGGGACGCACAACTACGGTCGTCGTGTCCTGCGCCGGTGGCGGCGGTCGGGCCGTCTGCTGGAGGCCGATGCGGCTTCTGAACAGGAGGAGCTGGTGGTGGAGGCGCTATCGGCTGTCGGGCGGTGA
- a CDS encoding RGCVC family protein: MIAMRAALAPTAAAPSGDCPVCPHQTDAHDPIADRFCAATAAGALHRRCACAAGGRETTKEERPMTARIDFVSRYDQRVAKVRDLLKQDTGLTDTACQALAVRLLHLIDETPEDLRR; encoded by the coding sequence ATGATCGCGATGCGCGCCGCGCTGGCGCCGACCGCCGCGGCGCCGTCCGGCGATTGCCCGGTCTGTCCACATCAGACAGACGCGCACGACCCGATCGCGGACCGCTTCTGCGCCGCGACCGCAGCAGGCGCGCTCCACCGCCGCTGCGCCTGCGCCGCTGGCGGCCGCGAAACCACGAAAGAGGAACGACCCATGACCGCACGAATCGACTTCGTCTCCCGCTACGACCAACGCGTCGCCAAGGTACGGGACCTGCTCAAGCAAGACACCGGCCTCACCGACACCGCTTGCCAGGCCCTCGCTGTGCGACTGCTGCACCTCATTGACGAAACGCCCGAAGACCTGCGCCGATAA
- a CDS encoding IS3 family transposase: protein MKTLAVAALKVDYSLLVVAGLARSTFFYHQARLGRPDPHAGLKTAVAEAFEAARGRYGHRRIHAVLVRDGWQIAKKTVLKVMNALGLVCKIRRPRRRRSWPA from the coding sequence GTGAAAACCCTGGCGGTCGCCGCCCTCAAGGTCGACTACTCGCTGCTGGTGGTCGCGGGACTGGCCCGGTCGACGTTCTTCTACCACCAGGCCCGCCTGGGCCGGCCCGACCCGCACGCCGGGCTCAAGACCGCGGTCGCCGAGGCGTTCGAGGCCGCCCGCGGCCGCTACGGGCACCGGCGGATCCACGCGGTGCTGGTCCGCGACGGCTGGCAGATCGCCAAGAAGACGGTGCTCAAGGTCATGAACGCCCTCGGCCTGGTCTGCAAGATCCGGCGGCCGCGCCGGCGCCGGTCCTGGCCGGCATGA
- a CDS encoding ATP-binding protein, whose translation MTGSGGDNGCPWTLDVRGTGLSSVPAVRVWAAGLLGSLSADRRLDVLLVLDELVTNAHAHTLGPTWVRLTEQPRPCLVVVEADDLSHGWPVVRARGGTAPHGRGMQLVDRLADEWGVHDNLDGKTVWARLGWSGEGVRRR comes from the coding sequence ATGACCGGCAGCGGAGGGGACAATGGATGCCCGTGGACGCTCGACGTGCGCGGGACCGGCCTCTCGTCGGTGCCCGCCGTCCGCGTCTGGGCGGCCGGTCTGCTCGGCAGCCTCAGCGCCGATCGTCGGCTCGACGTGCTCCTGGTGCTCGACGAACTCGTGACGAACGCCCATGCGCACACCCTCGGCCCGACGTGGGTCCGGCTGACCGAACAGCCCCGGCCTTGCCTGGTCGTCGTGGAAGCGGACGACCTCTCGCACGGCTGGCCGGTCGTCCGTGCTCGGGGAGGGACCGCGCCGCACGGACGGGGGATGCAGCTCGTGGACCGGCTCGCGGACGAGTGGGGAGTGCACGACAATCTGGACGGAAAGACCGTGTGGGCGCGCTTGGGCTGGTCCGGGGAAGGCGTCCGCCGGCGGTGA
- a CDS encoding DDE-type integrase/transposase/recombinase encodes MTAENPLDRQFGADAPNRKWVTDVTEFRIGDRKVYLSPIIDLFARSVVAWACGPSPSLDLTTTSLREAIAALPPVPRRWSTPTRASGTGTAPGAP; translated from the coding sequence ATGACCGCCGAGAACCCGCTCGACCGCCAGTTCGGCGCCGACGCTCCGAACAGGAAATGGGTCACCGACGTGACCGAGTTCCGCATCGGCGACCGCAAGGTCTACCTGTCACCGATCATCGACCTGTTCGCCCGCTCCGTCGTCGCCTGGGCCTGCGGCCCGTCCCCGTCGCTGGACCTGACCACCACCTCGCTGCGCGAGGCGATCGCCGCCCTGCCCCCGGTGCCGCGCCGCTGGTCCACACCGACCAGGGCTTCCGGTACCGGCACCGCTCCTGGCGCGCCCTGA